From one Lysinibacillus sp. G4S2 genomic stretch:
- a CDS encoding AI-2E family transporter encodes MKVTRKVWFQVCVGILLVLLIIKYFVEIHWIFSPLVIILKTIFVPLLLGGVLYYVTEPIQRFLEKQNWPRWSSILTIVIGLMAIAVGFGWVVGNPIAEQLNKLVKNAPMISAGIQDATDYVLRNRENFPPQLKEMIDSIANSVQDIAIVASKGLVSFLQSVVSASLLAILIPFFFIFMLKDHEKFAPSIYKYFSGERREWVKKTLSEIDGVLRSYIQGQLQISFLLALMMYVGYLVMGLEYSLLLVIFAFFMNMIPFIGPWIAFAPAVVVAVIQDPVLVIWVSVVTLVAQQIDSNFITPNVMGKTLDIHPLTVITIILAAGKIAGFIGIMIAVPFYAVIKVIVSNIYDKRNAIKDKATKSV; translated from the coding sequence ATGAAAGTGACGAGGAAAGTTTGGTTTCAAGTATGTGTAGGGATTTTACTTGTTCTATTAATCATTAAATATTTTGTAGAGATTCATTGGATCTTTTCACCGCTTGTCATTATTTTAAAAACTATTTTTGTCCCTTTGTTACTTGGTGGTGTTTTGTACTATGTAACAGAGCCAATTCAAAGGTTTTTAGAAAAACAAAACTGGCCGAGATGGTCAAGTATATTGACAATAGTCATTGGACTTATGGCAATCGCTGTTGGCTTTGGTTGGGTTGTTGGTAATCCGATTGCAGAACAGTTAAATAAGCTAGTGAAAAATGCACCAATGATTAGTGCGGGTATTCAAGATGCAACTGATTATGTGTTGAGAAACAGGGAGAACTTCCCACCGCAGTTAAAAGAGATGATCGATAGTATCGCGAATTCTGTACAAGATATTGCCATTGTGGCAAGTAAGGGGCTAGTTTCGTTTTTACAATCAGTTGTATCTGCCTCTTTATTAGCTATTTTAATTCCATTCTTCTTTATCTTTATGTTAAAGGATCATGAAAAATTTGCACCATCGATTTATAAATATTTCAGTGGTGAACGCCGTGAATGGGTGAAAAAGACGTTAAGTGAAATTGATGGTGTACTACGTAGCTATATTCAAGGGCAGCTACAAATTAGTTTTTTACTAGCGCTCATGATGTATGTCGGGTATTTAGTGATGGGTCTAGAGTATTCGTTGCTACTTGTCATATTCGCGTTCTTTATGAATATGATTCCATTTATTGGACCTTGGATTGCCTTTGCGCCAGCAGTAGTTGTAGCAGTTATTCAAGATCCAGTTCTAGTAATATGGGTATCTGTTGTCACACTCGTGGCACAGCAAATTGATAGTAACTTTATAACACCTAATGTAATGGGTAAAACACTCGATATACATCCGTTAACAGTTATTACGATTATTTTAGCAGCGGGTAAAATTGCAGGCTTCATCGGCATTATGATTGCTGTACCATTTTATGCTGTAATAAAAGTTATCGTATCTAATATTTACGATAAGCGTAACGCGATTAAGGATAAGGCTACGAAGTCAGTATAG
- a CDS encoding alpha/beta hydrolase, whose product MHHVFHKGTDKTKPTFLLLHGTGGNEQSLMGLAKEIDDTASILSVRGNVLENGMPRFFRRLAEGVFDLEDLIFRTKELNDFLLEAAQQYSFDRNRVVAIGYSNGANIAASLLFHFENALAGAILHHPMVPRRGIELPALSSIPVFIGAGTNDLMCSAQESEDLEALLTSAGAKVTTKWFDYGHQLTIPEVGAAKEWYDRSYLK is encoded by the coding sequence ATGCATCACGTTTTTCATAAAGGAACAGATAAAACAAAACCAACTTTTTTACTGTTACATGGTACAGGTGGAAATGAACAAAGCTTAATGGGTCTTGCAAAGGAAATTGATGATACAGCAAGTATTTTAAGTGTCCGCGGAAATGTACTTGAAAATGGTATGCCACGCTTTTTCCGTCGATTAGCGGAAGGTGTTTTTGATCTAGAGGATTTAATTTTCCGGACGAAGGAATTAAATGACTTTTTATTAGAGGCGGCGCAGCAGTATAGCTTTGATCGTAATCGAGTTGTTGCAATTGGCTATTCAAATGGCGCAAACATTGCTGCTAGCCTATTATTCCATTTTGAGAATGCTCTAGCAGGCGCAATACTGCATCACCCAATGGTACCTAGACGCGGTATTGAATTGCCTGCACTTTCTTCAATCCCTGTCTTTATCGGTGCTGGAACGAATGATCTAATGTGTTCTGCGCAGGAATCGGAAGACTTAGAGGCGCTTTTAACGTCCGCAGGGGCAAAGGTGACGACGAAATGGTTTGATTATGGTCATCAGCTAACTATACCTGAGGTAGGAGCAGCAAAAGAATGGTATGACCGTAGTTATTTGAAATAA
- a CDS encoding FtsX-like permease family protein, with the protein MLFKDQLDFVTQHIKKNKLRVFMTVLAATMGCAFLIVLASVGFGLQDSLRNEILSNEKVTKIQVFGDKQFTDDQIHEIKDIEHVETVLETITVNASAHSFFEGRDTNSEVFVANMKDFEQVNGKLAEGKYPSKPNEIIVGYHFAQTLVNDAERNIIEEKNKKAEAEGTYYDGSEEGYKDSLIGKEIELSLVPHDNATKEMAKMKYTIVGVMKKPSYDWMINNSIYMDAEQKPVLAANLVAGDVKEDEMFNSEFNIFADSMENVKPILDKLKDKGYSVYSVTEELDQMNVFFLVLKIGLIFVGTIAVLIASIGIFNTMTMAVTERTREIGVLKAIGASPKLIKRLFLMESTFIGIVGTLLAVVISYVISFVANAALPLILEAATGEDAFSRNEITFSLIPWQLVIIASAISIGVAMISGYRPARKATKIDVIQALRQEL; encoded by the coding sequence ATGTTATTTAAAGACCAATTAGATTTTGTTACACAGCATATAAAGAAAAATAAACTACGTGTTTTTATGACAGTGCTAGCGGCAACAATGGGCTGTGCATTTTTAATTGTCCTCGCCTCAGTCGGATTTGGGCTTCAGGATTCATTACGCAATGAAATATTATCGAATGAAAAAGTTACGAAAATTCAAGTGTTTGGCGATAAACAATTTACAGATGATCAAATACATGAAATAAAAGATATAGAGCATGTGGAAACTGTGCTCGAAACGATTACTGTCAATGCATCTGCTCACTCATTTTTTGAGGGACGTGATACGAATTCTGAAGTATTCGTTGCTAATATGAAAGATTTTGAGCAAGTAAATGGCAAGCTTGCAGAAGGAAAGTATCCATCAAAGCCAAATGAAATCATTGTAGGTTATCATTTTGCTCAAACGTTAGTAAATGATGCCGAACGTAATATTATTGAAGAGAAAAATAAAAAAGCTGAAGCAGAAGGCACGTATTATGATGGAAGTGAGGAAGGTTATAAGGACTCATTAATTGGCAAAGAGATTGAATTGTCATTAGTACCTCATGATAATGCGACAAAAGAGATGGCGAAAATGAAATATACGATTGTCGGTGTCATGAAGAAGCCTTCTTATGATTGGATGATCAATAACTCAATTTATATGGACGCAGAGCAAAAGCCGGTGCTAGCTGCAAATTTAGTAGCTGGTGATGTTAAAGAGGATGAAATGTTTAATTCTGAGTTTAATATTTTTGCTGATAGTATGGAAAATGTAAAGCCAATATTAGACAAGCTAAAAGACAAAGGTTATAGCGTATACTCGGTTACTGAAGAATTGGATCAAATGAATGTATTTTTCCTAGTATTAAAAATTGGTTTAATATTTGTAGGAACAATTGCAGTATTAATCGCATCAATTGGTATTTTCAATACAATGACAATGGCAGTTACAGAGCGTACTCGTGAAATTGGTGTTTTAAAGGCGATCGGAGCAAGTCCAAAGCTTATTAAGCGATTATTCTTAATGGAAAGTACATTCATCGGTATTGTAGGTACTTTGTTAGCTGTAGTAATTTCATATGTTATTAGCTTTGTGGCCAATGCCGCATTGCCTTTAATTTTAGAAGCAGCAACAGGTGAAGATGCATTTAGTAGAAATGAAATTACATTTTCTCTTATTCCTTGGCAGCTTGTTATCATTGCATCAGCAATTAGTATCGGTGTAGCGATGATTTCAGGCTATCGTCCAGCACGCAAAGCCACAAAAATTGACGTTATTCAAGCTTTAAGACAAGAACTATAA
- a CDS encoding MMPL family transporter produces MKTFSAFITAHAKAIVAIWFVLFITLALFAIQLPSKLHGDGFFVEGDHTYVTNELAETFDLPSDTILVVFDPAEDKKIQDTLKKLEKIKEIHSIQSPLEDPTLQKNGIAYAMVHFKNDVDNLPDVVKDIRSLIEEDGVSITGGPVISEDINTASQKDLASAEAIGLPIAIIVLLLAFGTVVASILPIVIGVVTVVTAFGILTLLSNDVNLSIFVLNIVPMLGLALSIDFALLFINRYREERGHTSVVQAIQTAIQTAGRSIIFSAVCVMIGLGAMVVIDVEIFHNIALGGTIVVLLAVLSGLTLLPATMMLLGDRLNKWRLLRIKPGGANRWRGFAGFVMKHPVTIVISALLLLGIGMIPLKDLELTIPQVDSLPTKYEARAAYDKLDETFGLGDTSTLYLLAERKEGWEDSEGRELIYNIQEKLLDDPLVKNVSTVYTTANIKSPKELTASLEIPQMAEQLKPVLNTFSKDTQLFIPITLDAAGSSTTAQKFARTWKDKDLGVDFALGGPAKFNQEIFDEIASKIFLAVSIIIVSTFFILMLAFRSILIPLKAIIMNIIGLSSAFGILVYIFQYGHLGIEAGTIVLIIPVIVFCLVFGLSMDYEVFLISRIQEEYQKGADNTRATIDGLTSTSRIITSAALIMIVITGAFAFTDVLPVKQIGVGIAIAVAIDATIIRLLLVPSLMKLLGDWNWWLPFAKKQK; encoded by the coding sequence ATGAAAACTTTTTCAGCCTTTATAACAGCTCACGCTAAAGCAATCGTAGCTATTTGGTTCGTTCTTTTTATCACCTTGGCTTTATTTGCAATACAACTTCCAAGCAAGCTTCATGGTGATGGTTTTTTTGTTGAAGGAGATCACACCTACGTAACAAATGAGCTCGCAGAAACATTTGATTTGCCTTCCGATACAATTTTAGTCGTCTTTGATCCGGCTGAGGATAAGAAAATTCAAGATACTTTAAAAAAGTTGGAAAAAATAAAAGAAATTCATTCAATCCAGTCACCGCTTGAAGATCCCACTTTACAAAAGAATGGTATAGCCTATGCCATGGTTCATTTTAAAAATGATGTTGATAATCTACCTGATGTTGTGAAGGACATCCGTTCGTTAATAGAGGAAGATGGTGTGAGCATTACAGGTGGGCCTGTTATTTCAGAAGATATCAATACAGCAAGTCAAAAGGATTTAGCGTCAGCGGAAGCAATAGGCTTACCAATCGCTATCATAGTGCTATTACTCGCTTTCGGTACTGTTGTAGCCTCAATCTTACCGATTGTTATTGGCGTTGTTACAGTTGTCACTGCGTTTGGTATTTTGACATTACTTAGTAATGATGTTAATTTATCGATTTTTGTGTTAAATATAGTACCAATGCTTGGACTAGCTTTAAGCATCGATTTTGCCTTGTTGTTCATTAATCGATATCGCGAAGAACGTGGCCATACATCTGTTGTACAGGCTATCCAAACAGCTATACAGACAGCTGGCCGTTCTATCATCTTTTCTGCTGTTTGTGTCATGATCGGTTTAGGTGCCATGGTTGTCATTGATGTCGAAATATTTCACAATATCGCTTTAGGAGGCACAATTGTTGTATTACTTGCCGTACTTTCTGGCTTAACCTTGCTACCTGCTACAATGATGCTACTAGGGGATCGTCTCAATAAATGGCGGTTATTACGTATAAAGCCTGGTGGAGCAAATCGCTGGCGTGGCTTTGCAGGTTTTGTTATGAAACATCCGGTTACCATCGTTATTTCGGCATTATTATTACTAGGTATTGGCATGATTCCATTGAAGGATCTTGAACTTACAATTCCTCAGGTGGATTCATTACCGACAAAATATGAGGCACGTGCAGCATATGATAAATTAGACGAAACGTTCGGACTTGGTGATACCTCAACTTTATATTTACTAGCAGAACGTAAAGAAGGCTGGGAAGATAGTGAAGGACGAGAGCTAATTTACAATATCCAAGAAAAGCTACTTGATGATCCACTGGTGAAAAATGTATCAACCGTTTATACGACCGCAAACATTAAGTCACCTAAGGAACTGACTGCTTCTTTGGAAATCCCACAAATGGCAGAACAATTAAAACCAGTTTTAAATACTTTTTCAAAGGACACACAACTCTTTATCCCAATTACATTAGATGCAGCTGGTTCATCAACTACCGCTCAAAAATTCGCTCGAACATGGAAAGATAAAGATCTAGGCGTCGATTTTGCACTCGGCGGTCCTGCGAAATTCAACCAAGAAATTTTCGATGAAATTGCTAGTAAAATTTTCTTGGCCGTATCCATTATTATCGTATCAACGTTCTTTATTTTAATGCTCGCTTTCCGTTCTATTTTAATTCCACTAAAAGCGATTATAATGAATATCATTGGACTTTCATCGGCGTTTGGTATTCTCGTCTATATTTTCCAATACGGACATTTAGGAATTGAAGCAGGTACAATCGTGCTTATAATTCCAGTAATCGTATTTTGCCTTGTATTCGGCTTAAGTATGGACTATGAAGTCTTTTTAATATCACGTATTCAAGAGGAATATCAAAAAGGGGCAGATAATACACGGGCTACAATTGACGGTCTAACCTCTACAAGTCGAATCATTACATCAGCAGCGCTTATTATGATTGTCATAACAGGGGCATTCGCCTTCACAGATGTGCTGCCAGTGAAGCAAATTGGTGTTGGTATAGCTATTGCAGTCGCCATTGATGCAACTATTATTCGTCTTTTGCTCGTTCCAAGTCTTATGAAGCTCCTTGGGGATTGGAATTGGTGGCTACCCTTCGCGAAGAAACAGAAATAA
- a CDS encoding ABC transporter ATP-binding protein: MIQVENLQHTFLIGKKGKEKQVPVLKGVNFEVKKGEIVAIVGKSGSGKSTLLQTLAGFMKSEQGSIKVNGKETAKLTETESAAFRLQQFGFIFQNFQLMPGLTAFENIELPLKLQGTKKAARKEKVERLMDKVGLTEVADHYPNELSGGQQQRVSIARALITNPPVLLADEPTGSLDSETEQDILLLIQSLNLELGLTFVIITHDEEVATIAHRRFRMYDGELVKEEA, from the coding sequence ATGATTCAAGTCGAGAATTTACAACATACATTTTTAATCGGAAAAAAGGGCAAGGAAAAACAGGTTCCAGTATTAAAAGGTGTCAACTTTGAGGTGAAAAAAGGAGAGATTGTCGCAATTGTTGGCAAAAGTGGCTCTGGAAAATCAACCTTATTACAAACTTTAGCTGGTTTTATGAAATCTGAACAAGGGTCTATTAAGGTAAACGGAAAAGAAACAGCTAAACTCACGGAAACAGAGAGTGCCGCTTTTCGCTTGCAACAGTTTGGATTTATCTTTCAAAACTTTCAACTGATGCCTGGCTTAACAGCGTTTGAAAATATTGAACTACCTTTAAAATTACAAGGTACTAAAAAAGCTGCGCGTAAAGAAAAGGTAGAGAGATTAATGGACAAGGTTGGTCTAACGGAAGTGGCAGACCATTATCCAAATGAATTATCTGGTGGTCAGCAGCAGCGTGTAAGTATTGCGAGAGCCCTGATTACAAATCCACCTGTCTTGTTGGCGGATGAGCCGACAGGAAGTCTTGATTCGGAAACGGAGCAAGATATATTGTTACTTATTCAAAGTTTAAACCTTGAGCTTGGTTTAACATTTGTCATCATTACTCACGACGAGGAAGTAGCGACTATAGCACATCGACGTTTCCGCATGTACGATGGTGAGCTTGTAAAGGAGGAAGCATAA
- a CDS encoding SAM-dependent methyltransferase yields the protein MSFEEMKAQLMERILQQQLVTATISQPRLKSNEVKRIKLKPLLLKDVYHIQIEYQFERILKHENILLEKFPAKLEAFFNDFRQAHVDFMDEKVQVQLSKKNKVLWKSDKSSTPKQVDLAHNRKKNYLLAEDKPYPFLIRLGVQTEEGKIKKQKYDKFKQINRFIEFIDDALTYLPKDRQVRILDFGSGKSYLTFALYHYLKIEKGLDIRVTGLDLKKEVIEECSQIAQDLGYEQLEFLVGDINDYNDESAVDMVVTLHACDVATDMALARAVKWGASVILSVPCCQHELNRQLHTPSLDIMLQHGLVRERFAALATDSIRAEILSLVGYEAKLLEFIDMENTPKNILIRAYKTGKKPSSEQRANYDAFLKLLNAKPFLANELKAYL from the coding sequence ATGTCATTTGAAGAAATGAAAGCTCAGCTTATGGAGCGAATATTACAACAGCAGCTCGTTACTGCTACAATCAGTCAACCCCGTTTGAAATCAAACGAAGTAAAACGCATCAAACTAAAGCCTTTATTGCTAAAGGATGTTTACCATATACAAATTGAATACCAATTTGAACGTATTTTAAAACACGAAAACATTTTATTAGAAAAATTCCCCGCTAAGCTAGAAGCATTTTTTAACGATTTCCGTCAAGCACATGTTGATTTTATGGATGAAAAAGTACAAGTTCAGTTATCAAAAAAGAACAAAGTACTATGGAAATCTGATAAATCTTCGACTCCAAAGCAAGTAGATTTAGCGCATAATCGCAAGAAAAACTATTTACTGGCAGAGGATAAGCCATATCCTTTTTTAATTCGTCTTGGGGTGCAAACAGAAGAAGGCAAAATAAAAAAACAAAAATACGATAAATTTAAACAAATTAACCGCTTCATCGAATTTATTGATGATGCATTAACATATTTGCCAAAGGATCGTCAGGTTCGTATTTTAGATTTTGGTTCAGGCAAATCCTATTTAACGTTCGCCCTATACCATTATTTAAAAATTGAAAAAGGCTTAGATATTCGTGTCACTGGTTTAGATTTAAAGAAAGAAGTCATTGAAGAATGCTCACAAATTGCACAAGATTTAGGCTATGAGCAACTCGAATTTCTAGTAGGAGATATTAATGATTATAACGATGAGTCAGCTGTGGACATGGTGGTGACGCTTCACGCCTGTGATGTTGCCACAGATATGGCATTAGCCCGCGCTGTAAAATGGGGAGCGAGCGTAATTTTAAGTGTTCCTTGTTGCCAGCACGAGCTAAATCGCCAGCTTCACACACCGTCACTTGATATCATGCTTCAGCACGGTCTTGTACGAGAACGTTTCGCAGCACTCGCAACCGACTCAATCCGAGCAGAAATTTTATCACTCGTTGGCTACGAGGCCAAATTGCTGGAGTTCATCGATATGGAAAATACACCGAAAAACATTCTAATTCGAGCATATAAGACCGGTAAAAAGCCAAGTTCCGAACAGCGTGCTAACTATGATGCGTTTTTAAAATTGCTAAATGCCAAGCCGTTTTTAGCAAATGAGTTAAAGGCTTACTTGTAA
- a CDS encoding inorganic phosphate transporter has protein sequence MNTIIILTVLIVIFALTFDFINGFHDTANAIATSVSTRALKPRVAILLAATMNFIGAITFVGVAKAITKDIVDPFALNAFPGDTTGSVVILAALISAIIWNLLTWYFGIPSSSSHTLIGSIAGAAVASAGFGVLNYSGFTKIIIALVLSPILAICAGFIMMTLFKLLFKNLNLYRTNKGFRTMQIFTAAIQSFTHGTNDAQKAMGIITMALIAAGLHTGDDIPFWVRASAAAAMGLGTSIGGYKIIKTVGGKIMKIRPVNGVAADLASASVIFGATLIHLPVSTTHVISSSIMGVGSAQRVRGVNWGMARKIVTTWIITMPISAVMAAVIYFLLSLFI, from the coding sequence ATGAACACAATCATTATACTAACCGTACTAATCGTAATCTTTGCCCTAACATTTGACTTTATCAATGGTTTCCATGATACAGCAAATGCTATCGCAACGTCGGTTTCCACTAGAGCATTGAAACCACGTGTAGCTATTCTGTTGGCAGCGACGATGAACTTTATTGGAGCTATTACCTTCGTCGGTGTTGCAAAAGCTATAACAAAAGATATTGTAGATCCATTCGCTTTAAATGCCTTTCCAGGAGACACAACAGGCTCAGTCGTTATTTTAGCAGCATTAATTTCAGCTATTATTTGGAACTTACTAACATGGTATTTTGGTATTCCATCAAGTTCTTCACATACTCTGATTGGGTCCATTGCTGGTGCAGCTGTTGCATCTGCTGGCTTCGGAGTTCTAAACTATAGCGGTTTTACTAAAATCATTATAGCACTAGTGCTATCACCAATCCTTGCGATTTGCGCTGGCTTTATTATGATGACACTATTTAAATTATTGTTTAAAAACTTAAATCTATATCGTACGAATAAAGGTTTCCGTACGATGCAAATTTTCACTGCCGCCATTCAATCTTTTACACATGGTACAAACGATGCGCAAAAGGCAATGGGGATTATAACGATGGCGTTAATCGCTGCTGGTTTGCACACAGGGGATGATATTCCTTTTTGGGTACGAGCTTCAGCAGCAGCTGCAATGGGGCTTGGTACTTCTATCGGTGGCTATAAAATCATTAAAACAGTCGGCGGTAAAATTATGAAAATTCGTCCTGTAAATGGAGTAGCAGCAGATTTAGCTTCTGCATCCGTTATCTTCGGTGCTACATTAATTCACTTACCAGTATCCACAACACACGTTATTTCTTCCTCTATTATGGGTGTTGGCTCTGCACAACGTGTACGTGGTGTAAACTGGGGAATGGCACGAAAAATCGTAACTACTTGGATTATTACAATGCCAATTTCAGCCGTTATGGCAGCTGTTATTTACTTTTTGTTATCTTTATTTATTTAA
- a CDS encoding DUF47 domain-containing protein, which translates to MLNSKKQDPFFIALHKIAENMREAVHYANDFRINSVADLKEISITMKNYETAGDKLIHELIVMLNKSFMTPIEREDILEFAIRMDDVLDGTEHCIAHFEMFSLTEVDESMRIFLGYISKSADEIVKATEELKKKNLIGMRPHAILIKDYERECDEVQRSSIKKLFVNEKDPIRLIKFKDIYEQLEDIADHCQNVANTMETIIMRNA; encoded by the coding sequence ATGCTTAACTCAAAAAAACAAGACCCTTTCTTTATAGCTTTGCATAAAATTGCTGAGAATATGAGAGAGGCCGTACATTACGCAAATGATTTTCGTATTAACAGTGTAGCTGACCTAAAAGAGATTAGTATTACTATGAAAAATTACGAAACAGCTGGTGATAAGCTCATTCATGAACTGATTGTGATGCTAAACAAATCATTTATGACGCCTATCGAACGCGAAGACATTCTAGAATTTGCCATTCGCATGGACGACGTATTAGATGGTACGGAGCATTGTATCGCTCATTTTGAAATGTTTTCCCTAACAGAAGTTGATGAATCAATGCGTATTTTCTTAGGCTATATTTCAAAAAGTGCTGACGAAATTGTTAAAGCAACAGAAGAGTTAAAGAAAAAGAATCTTATTGGCATGCGTCCACACGCAATTCTTATTAAAGACTATGAGCGTGAATGTGATGAAGTACAACGCTCATCTATTAAAAAATTATTTGTAAATGAAAAAGATCCGATTCGACTTATTAAATTTAAAGATATATATGAACAACTTGAAGATATCGCTGATCATTGTCAAAACGTTGCAAATACAATGGAAACAATTATCATGCGTAACGCGTAA
- a CDS encoding NUDIX domain-containing protein, protein MEQEIVKVFNEQHEQIGTATRAEVHEKGLWHETFHCWLVNEDYIYFQIRSAQKKDYPGLLDITAAGHLLATETVESGIREVKEELGLDIHVHEIVKMGMTSCSIVSKNMIDNEFCHVFTYPFKHDWDSFELQYEEVSGVVRAKLDEAEAFFLGETATLNIEGYEYFPDGIRAKIVRPVSAAQFVPYRELYVAHVIQFVKDKMFNKTS, encoded by the coding sequence ATGGAACAGGAAATTGTGAAAGTTTTTAATGAGCAGCATGAACAGATCGGGACAGCAACGAGAGCAGAAGTGCATGAAAAAGGGCTGTGGCATGAAACATTCCACTGTTGGCTAGTCAATGAGGACTATATTTATTTCCAAATCCGTAGTGCACAAAAAAAGGACTACCCTGGTTTACTTGATATTACAGCAGCAGGGCATCTGTTAGCCACCGAGACAGTAGAATCAGGAATACGTGAAGTGAAGGAAGAGCTAGGACTTGATATTCACGTTCACGAAATTGTTAAAATGGGCATGACGTCTTGTAGTATCGTTTCGAAAAATATGATCGACAATGAATTTTGTCATGTTTTCACATATCCATTCAAACATGATTGGGATTCATTTGAGCTACAATATGAGGAAGTATCAGGGGTCGTTAGAGCAAAGCTTGATGAGGCAGAGGCATTCTTTTTAGGAGAAACTGCTACGCTTAATATTGAAGGCTATGAATACTTCCCTGATGGTATACGTGCGAAAATTGTGCGTCCAGTAAGTGCTGCACAATTCGTCCCTTATCGGGAACTTTACGTTGCACATGTTATACAGTTTGTAAAAGATAAAATGTTTAATAAAACGTCATGA